The window TTTTTTGTTGTCGGGTCATATGTGCATCCAAatccaaataatatttaacCAATTTGGGGGCCTTTCAGCTCAGTGTGagaagactctctctctctctctcgcccgacaccaattatatatgtattaaactggaattttttttactagttaTTTCCAAAAGTTACAGTCACCATGTGAATTGTGAAAGGGTTCAAGTATGTGCACCAGCCAGCACCACCACTGTTAATCTGAAGTAATGACATCATGTATGTTACCATATACAGAGATATCCTTGTTTTATCTGTGCACCACCGGCACTACTGTTAACTTGACTTTTTGTCGTCATGTATGTTACcttacaaaaaatatccatGTTTTATTGTTCTACTGGTATTAGGATCCTATATCtgaaatcctaaaataataattatactatGTAAATGATATGGATAAATATACTTATcgtcaattaattttgtattaaaaactCATAGTTTTCATTATATCATTGGCACATATCTTTCTTTGATATTACCACTTGGGGCAACCTCTATTCTTGTTAATGCTTATGCTCATAGTCTTTAAAATTgcaaataaaactatatttagTACCCATTATTATGTGGTCAGACTTACATAGTTATTACACGCATTTATCTTGATCCTTAAAGAGAATACTCTTTTCACCTTTTTAAAGATCAAtccatcacttttttttcttttcttttttctgttcgACTCAGTGAAAACTTTTGATAGTCAAAATTTAGAAACTTTAAAGTGACACTCCCACTAAGTTTTTGACTCGTATTTTCATACTATATATGCTACGTAGGCAAGTAAGCAACGACTCTcgtctcctcttctctctctctctctctctatgtctCTCACCTAACCttgcaaagaaaaagaaaaaaaagaaccatcttactatttcttttcttttttgagaaAACCCTCTTGGTTAAGGTCTAAAGATGGCAtcaaaaaaagcaagaaaaccaAATCGAACTGATAAGATACTAACAAGAAGCCATTTCAAGAAACAACTtccacaacacaacaacaccaacacaAGTACAACTCTTGATCAAACATCTGCATCTAGTGTTGTGTCTACATGTTCTTCTTCAACGACTTCGTTTTCTCCTCCCTCTCCTTCCCCGGCGGTGCTAGCTTCTTCACCAGGCGGCGGTTGTTGTACCCCGAAAGCTCAGAAGTCTAGGATACCGGAGATGCTGACGTGTCCACCGGCGCCTAAGAAGCAAAGAGTCACACCGAACTGCGTGTTACGACGGAGGCAGATCGTTTTCTTTGCTCCTCCGGAGATAGAGCTCTTCTTCGTCAACGCACACGATCGATGAACAactttttaagttattaattagttttttttttgttggttaggATTTGATAGAGAAAGTAGTATAAGAAGCTGATCAAAAATTCAtctctttgattttgttaatacaaTAACGAAGAGTATCCTATAATATTTTGTGTGATGTTTTTTGTTATCTTCATTTTGGTAAATTCATGAGATGTTTTTTcctattttggtttgtttggttatcgtttttttttcattattttggcgctctttttttttgggatgatTTGAATGAAGTCGGTTTGAGTTTTTGTGGTAGGGTATATCAGAAATCAACTACTATGATTTAAACTATAATTGATACCATTACCACccctttaattatttaatactttTCTTGCTTCACTTTTTTCTAAGTGCTATGTGTTAGGTTCCTACTCAGTACTGACTTTAATTTCTGGCCTATTATTATTAGCTTTGtcagtttttgtaattttgatgtggattgagtttttcttttggtttcacCTAATGTGTTGTTCTTCCTCGCTAGTTCGTTCATTTTTTGCTTTGATCGATCGTTTGTACATGATCCTAGTTCACTTGACAGTAAAAGTTCGGTTAAAGTGAAGTACTACTTCTTAGTTAGTCGTTTTTAATCAGGAAGTTCTTGAtcttagacatatatatatgcagatatttatacaaaaaattatttgattgagaaacaatCACTTTCTACATGGAACTTCGCACTGAGTTTAGGTCCAATAACATTAACACCGCATAGAAAGGAGCATAAATTAATTTTACCAAGTCAATCTTCAgcaactatataatataaaagtaaaattttatatgcaTATCTGTGTGTGCACACACTTCTAATTCTAAATAAACTATTACCTTCTCTCTATCAATTAAAAAGAGTATATAGAGTCATTCTGAGAtgaaatttcaattaaaaacgGAGAAGAAATCCCACCATCAATCgttttctaaaatctaattccaaatatataatatttcaaagTTTAGTGTCCatataaacttttattgaaTGCATCTTTTTGTTCCACTTCTTTTAACTCCAAACATGAAAACTAATGTTCactaattagaaaatataagaTATGTTATAATATTAGTGAAAGCAAAGAGACGAGGAATATGTGAAGAGTTAGTGGGGATGGCCACAGTGTCGAGGCCAGAGAGGATAACATCCGCCAAGGGAATCCAATGAAGCGACTCGTGCGgcttttctcattattattttttctctctttttttcttttcatctataggttttttttcataaaaaaagttaaacaacACATCTTTATCACATCATCGATAATACAGAAATGATAattctttttagaaaaacagaaaagattATTCTTGACCATTTTACGTTTTACTTGGAATGTACAAATCCATATACAAGGGTCAAAGTAATCAAAAGTGTCCTTGAATTAgttcaaattaaaatagaaatgtGCAAAACGAAACTCCATAAAGTAAACAAGGAATTTCTAAGCCAATAGGCCCAaaaatctatctaaaaaaaaaaagaaaagctaattGATT is drawn from Camelina sativa cultivar DH55 chromosome 1, Cs, whole genome shotgun sequence and contains these coding sequences:
- the LOC104785911 gene encoding uncharacterized protein LOC104785911 — encoded protein: MASKKARKPNRTDKILTRSHFKKQLPQHNNTNTSTTLDQTSASSVVSTCSSSTTSFSPPSPSPAVLASSPGGGCCTPKAQKSRIPEMLTCPPAPKKQRVTPNCVLRRRQIVFFAPPEIELFFVNAHDR